The Candidatus Eisenbacteria bacterium genome includes a region encoding these proteins:
- the hutI gene encoding imidazolonepropionase: MQDVDLLIRNAGQMAPLSDGEEGPLPGRRMDLWTLVKDGAIGVLKGRIVAVGETSDVLSRTRLQTGGVEVDASGCTVIPAFIDPHTHVLFAGSREWEFEERLRGRTYMEIAQAGGGIRSSVRMFRQTSDEEILRQSHRRIDRMIGLGTAVIEVKSGYALSVDQELRALRLIRKLAERVPVEIHATFMGAHEVPDEYRDRKSEYIDLVIHEMIPRVAEEGLAEFCDVFCEEGVFSVAESERILNAAARYGLRAKLHADELSPLGGAELAGKLRAVSADHLLHPSDNGLRAMKEGGVIPVLLPATSYSLHSKTYAPARRMIEMDLPVALATDCNPGSSMTESMPFVISLACLQMGLTPAEALSAATRNAAAALGIEKQAGSLAVGNKAHIQILDAPSYATLPYHIGVSHVRDLFIDGKGVFRDGQLISI; encoded by the coding sequence ATGCAGGATGTCGATCTGTTGATCCGCAATGCCGGGCAAATGGCGCCTCTATCAGATGGCGAGGAGGGGCCGCTGCCGGGCCGGCGGATGGATCTTTGGACTCTCGTAAAAGACGGTGCCATTGGGGTTTTGAAGGGTCGCATTGTGGCGGTGGGTGAGACATCCGACGTACTGTCCCGCACCCGGCTTCAAACCGGGGGGGTCGAGGTTGATGCGAGCGGCTGTACGGTCATCCCGGCCTTCATTGATCCGCATACACACGTCCTCTTTGCCGGAAGTCGCGAGTGGGAGTTTGAGGAAAGACTGCGGGGCCGAACCTATATGGAGATAGCCCAAGCCGGGGGAGGCATCCGGTCTTCCGTCCGCATGTTTCGGCAAACTTCGGACGAGGAGATTCTCCGCCAGAGTCATCGCCGGATCGATCGGATGATCGGTCTTGGGACGGCGGTGATTGAGGTGAAATCGGGGTATGCTCTCTCGGTCGATCAGGAACTCAGGGCTCTGCGGCTTATTAGGAAATTGGCCGAACGTGTCCCCGTTGAAATTCACGCGACTTTTATGGGGGCGCATGAGGTGCCCGATGAGTACCGCGACCGTAAAAGCGAATATATCGATCTCGTCATCCACGAGATGATCCCAAGAGTCGCGGAAGAAGGCCTGGCCGAGTTTTGCGATGTTTTTTGTGAGGAGGGAGTCTTTTCCGTCGCTGAATCAGAGAGGATTCTTAACGCGGCCGCGCGCTATGGGCTGCGGGCCAAGCTTCATGCCGATGAACTGTCGCCCCTGGGCGGAGCCGAGTTGGCAGGAAAACTGCGCGCCGTGTCAGCCGACCACCTCCTTCATCCGTCGGATAACGGCCTGCGGGCCATGAAAGAGGGTGGAGTCATTCCGGTTCTGCTCCCCGCGACAAGCTATAGTCTCCATTCTAAAACCTACGCCCCTGCAAGAAGAATGATTGAGATGGATCTTCCGGTCGCTCTCGCGACGGATTGCAATCCCGGCTCCTCAATGACCGAATCGATGCCCTTTGTCATCAGCCTTGCTTGTCTCCAGATGGGCTTGACGCCGGCGGAAGCCCTGTCCGCGGCGACCCGGAACGCGGCTGCCGCCCTGGGGATAGAGAAACAGGCCGGAAGCCTCGCCGTCGGTAACAAGGCCCACATTCAGATCTTAGACGCCCCATCCTATGCGACCCTGCCCTACCATATCGGGGTCAGTCACGTCCGGGATCTCTTCATTGACGGCAAGGGCGTCTTCCGGGATGGGCAATTGATTTCGATTTGA
- a CDS encoding helix-hairpin-helix domain-containing protein produces the protein MLLTSSERRLLLALILLLAFGYAIDLLGIRPAIETPPVRQELPPIEESPIRQGKIDLNRADSRALQSLPGIGPAMAGRILDYRRERGPFRDVVELLQIRGVGEKTLERLQPYLCIDKNSPPDSCGSF, from the coding sequence ATGTTGTTGACATCCTCGGAACGGCGGTTGTTGCTGGCCCTCATTCTTCTCTTGGCCTTTGGTTATGCTATTGATCTCTTGGGGATAAGACCGGCGATCGAAACTCCTCCTGTCCGGCAGGAACTGCCACCGATTGAAGAATCTCCCATCCGTCAAGGAAAGATCGACCTGAATCGTGCCGATTCCCGGGCCTTGCAGTCTTTGCCGGGTATCGGCCCCGCCATGGCCGGCCGCATCCTCGATTACAGGAGGGAGAGAGGGCCCTTCAGAGATGTCGTAGAACTCTTGCAGATCCGGGGTGTCGGCGAGAAGACGTTGGAGCGTTTGCAACCCTATCTTTGCATCGACAAAAATTCCCCACCCGATTCCTGCGGAAGTTTTTAG
- the pilB gene encoding type IV-A pilus assembly ATPase PilB, which translates to MKQDIILKLLEIGLLEEEQIRAAQRLEANEGGSALSHLLRMGILTEADLVKFLSTHFGSAGIHLDNTDIDEETIKLIPASVATKYQVFPVKREGRKLTLAMANPGNFFAIDDIKFITGLEVQALVTTETQIRRAVDRYYDQAESMADVMKSIEDDVEVVDDKAEEDGSEGDVGADEAPVVKFVNSLISDAVRRGASDIHIEPYEKVLRVRFRIDGTLYELMRPPFRLRSAIISRLKIMADLDIAEKRIPQDGRIKIRLKNKVVDLRVSTLPCVHGEKVVMRILDKSNLNVDLTRLGFQEQALFHFEKAIKAPFGIVLVTGPTGSGKTTTLYSALTQISKPDVNIMTAEDPVEYNMDGINQVNINEAVHLTFASALRAFLRQDPNIIMVGEIRDGETAGIAVKAALTGHLVLSTVHTNDAPSTIGRLIDMGVEPFLISSSINIILAQRLLRKVCKHCQAPVVLNAETAHELQIPLDRLKSANIVRGKGCMECNDTGYKGRVGVYEVMPMTPRLREMVLERGSALQLKRQAMREGMLSLRMDALLKMEAGITSPEEVLKESSSDEEEVLEELRKAA; encoded by the coding sequence GTGAAGCAAGACATCATTCTCAAACTCCTAGAGATTGGACTCCTTGAAGAAGAACAGATTCGGGCCGCACAGCGGCTGGAAGCGAATGAGGGGGGGTCTGCTCTATCTCATCTTCTTCGGATGGGGATTTTGACCGAAGCGGATCTTGTCAAATTTCTCAGCACACATTTTGGATCGGCCGGAATTCATCTGGATAACACGGATATTGACGAGGAGACGATTAAATTAATTCCGGCATCGGTCGCCACAAAATACCAGGTATTTCCGGTCAAAAGAGAAGGCCGAAAGCTGACATTAGCGATGGCCAATCCCGGAAACTTCTTTGCAATCGATGACATAAAGTTCATCACCGGTTTGGAAGTCCAAGCGCTTGTAACAACTGAGACACAGATCCGTCGCGCCGTTGACCGTTATTACGATCAAGCCGAATCAATGGCTGATGTGATGAAGTCGATCGAAGATGATGTCGAAGTTGTGGACGACAAGGCGGAGGAAGACGGGTCCGAGGGGGATGTCGGTGCGGATGAGGCTCCGGTCGTCAAGTTTGTCAATTCACTCATTTCCGATGCCGTGCGGCGGGGAGCGTCGGATATCCATATTGAACCCTACGAAAAAGTTTTGCGGGTCCGTTTCCGCATCGATGGAACGCTTTATGAGCTCATGCGGCCTCCCTTCCGACTTCGATCCGCCATTATCTCGCGATTAAAAATCATGGCGGATCTCGATATCGCCGAAAAACGGATTCCTCAGGACGGCCGCATAAAAATCCGCCTGAAAAATAAAGTCGTTGATCTCCGTGTTTCGACCTTGCCCTGTGTTCATGGTGAAAAGGTCGTGATGAGAATCTTGGACAAATCGAATTTGAATGTCGATCTCACGCGGCTTGGCTTTCAGGAACAGGCTCTTTTTCATTTTGAAAAGGCGATCAAGGCACCCTTTGGGATTGTACTGGTGACGGGGCCGACCGGTAGCGGAAAGACGACAACATTATATTCCGCCCTAACCCAGATCAGCAAACCGGATGTCAACATTATGACGGCTGAAGATCCGGTAGAATACAATATGGACGGCATCAATCAGGTCAATATCAATGAGGCGGTTCACCTGACGTTCGCGTCGGCGCTGCGGGCTTTTCTCCGGCAGGATCCGAACATTATCATGGTCGGTGAGATTCGGGACGGCGAAACCGCGGGCATCGCGGTAAAGGCGGCCTTAACGGGCCACCTGGTTCTTTCGACTGTTCATACAAATGATGCCCCTTCGACTATTGGCCGGCTCATCGATATGGGAGTGGAACCATTTCTCATCTCATCATCGATCAACATTATTCTGGCCCAGCGTCTGCTGCGCAAAGTCTGTAAGCATTGCCAGGCACCTGTGGTGCTTAATGCGGAGACAGCCCACGAACTCCAAATACCTCTCGATCGGCTGAAATCGGCCAACATTGTCCGGGGAAAGGGGTGCATGGAGTGCAACGACACGGGATATAAGGGCCGTGTTGGAGTTTACGAAGTGATGCCCATGACTCCCCGCCTTCGCGAGATGGTGCTGGAAAGAGGTTCGGCACTGCAATTAAAGCGGCAGGCTATGAGAGAGGGTATGTTGAGTTTACGAATGGATGCCTTACTAAAAATGGAAGCGGGGATTACCTCACCTGAAGAAGTTCTCAAGGAGTCCTCATCTGATGAAGAGGAAGTGCTCGAAGAACTTAGGAAGGCGGCATAA
- a CDS encoding type IV pilus twitching motility protein PilT, whose protein sequence is MDGGGKSVLTLQVLLEEMIKREASDLHLTVGIPPQLRIDGVIVPTGYETLTAELCQELVYSALREDQRKRFEMTRELDLSFGIQDLSRFRVNVFLQRGVVAAAIRRIPYEVPTMESLGLPKVVSTFAELPQGLVLVTGPTGSGKSTTLAAVIDRINKTRQGHIITIEDPIEYIHQHHRCIVNQREVNADTGSFPEALKYILRQDPDIILVGEMRDLETVAAALTIAETGHLVFATLHTNSTYESINRIVDVFPTNQQRQILSQLAFVLKGVLTQQLLPKRASKGRINVSEVLTCTPAVSAVIREGKIHQIYTLMQAGQKYGMQTMNQGLFLAVMQGRIRVEDALSRSPNMQELEQLIAKSPIIPRHQANVRARAS, encoded by the coding sequence ATGGATGGGGGGGGTAAATCTGTGCTGACCTTGCAGGTGCTTCTAGAGGAAATGATTAAACGTGAGGCCTCGGATCTTCACCTGACAGTAGGTATTCCACCGCAGCTGCGGATTGATGGAGTCATTGTCCCGACGGGTTATGAAACGTTAACGGCAGAGTTGTGCCAGGAGCTTGTTTACAGCGCCTTGAGGGAAGATCAAAGAAAACGTTTTGAAATGACACGGGAACTGGATCTCTCTTTCGGAATTCAAGATTTGAGCCGGTTCCGAGTCAATGTTTTTCTTCAAAGGGGTGTGGTCGCGGCGGCCATTCGTAGAATTCCCTACGAGGTTCCTACGATGGAATCTCTTGGCCTTCCGAAGGTGGTATCCACATTTGCCGAACTCCCGCAGGGCCTGGTTCTTGTGACCGGCCCGACCGGCAGTGGTAAATCAACGACATTGGCGGCCGTCATTGACCGGATCAACAAGACCAGACAAGGCCACATCATTACGATTGAGGATCCGATCGAGTACATACATCAACACCATCGGTGCATCGTTAATCAGCGGGAGGTCAATGCCGATACGGGATCATTCCCCGAGGCGCTGAAGTATATTCTGCGGCAGGATCCCGACATCATCCTCGTTGGTGAGATGAGGGATCTTGAAACGGTTGCGGCGGCCCTAACAATTGCCGAAACGGGGCATTTAGTCTTTGCCACCCTGCATACAAACTCGACCTATGAATCGATAAACCGAATTGTTGATGTGTTTCCGACAAACCAGCAACGCCAGATTTTGAGCCAATTGGCGTTCGTTCTGAAGGGTGTTTTAACGCAGCAGCTTCTGCCGAAAAGAGCGAGCAAGGGCCGGATCAATGTTTCGGAAGTCCTGACCTGTACACCGGCCGTCTCAGCAGTGATCCGCGAGGGAAAGATCCACCAGATCTATACCCTCATGCAGGCAGGGCAGAAATACGGCATGCAGACAATGAATCAGGGACTCTTCCTAGCGGTGATGCAAGGCAGAATTCGTGTGGAAGATGCGCTCTCCCGCAGTCCCAACATGCAGGAGCTGGAACAGCTCATTGCTAAATCTCCAATCATTCCTCGGCATCAGGCGAATGTCAGGGCACGCGCCAGCTAA
- a CDS encoding type II secretion system F family protein gives MAVFVWQGKTAAGLTQSGEIDVPNQQEAVQQLRRKRIVISQIKQKKTRPTFSLASLRGSTVKGSDLAIFARQFATMIDAGLPLVQCLDILTKQTQNKELANIIGQVQRDVEGGNTLAESMGHHTNAFDSLFVNMVEAGEAGGILDIILDRLATYTEKSVALKRKVKSALTYPAVVFSVAIGATVFMLLFIIPTFAKVFTEFGGKLPAPTQVVISMSNFLKGYWWLLLAMIAGVIFGFKRTYKIPAGRLRIDTILLKLPIFGSLLIKASVARFTRTLGTMISSGVPILTALDITARTAGNMLVEKTILATRGSIREGETIAQPLRQSKIFPPMVVQMIAVGEETGALDDMLRKIADFYDEEVNTAVDTLTSIIEPIMIVFMGLVVGGMVVAMYMPMFKLANVVTGGH, from the coding sequence GTGGCAGTCTTTGTTTGGCAGGGTAAAACAGCAGCCGGTCTAACACAATCCGGTGAGATAGATGTGCCGAACCAGCAGGAAGCTGTTCAACAGCTGCGGCGCAAGCGGATTGTCATCTCCCAAATTAAGCAGAAGAAGACCCGTCCGACCTTTTCATTGGCCTCTCTCAGAGGCTCGACGGTAAAGGGATCCGATCTCGCTATCTTCGCGAGACAGTTCGCTACAATGATCGACGCCGGCCTCCCGCTCGTTCAGTGCCTGGATATTTTGACCAAGCAAACACAGAATAAAGAGCTTGCGAATATAATCGGCCAGGTACAACGGGACGTCGAAGGTGGAAATACATTGGCTGAATCTATGGGCCATCACACGAACGCCTTTGATTCACTTTTTGTCAACATGGTCGAAGCAGGGGAAGCGGGCGGTATCCTGGATATTATTCTGGACCGGCTGGCTACCTACACCGAGAAATCGGTGGCTCTGAAAAGAAAAGTGAAGAGCGCTCTAACGTATCCTGCCGTTGTATTCAGCGTGGCCATCGGAGCGACGGTTTTCATGCTGCTCTTTATCATTCCCACTTTTGCGAAGGTGTTTACTGAGTTCGGCGGAAAGTTACCGGCGCCCACACAAGTTGTCATCAGCATGAGTAATTTTTTGAAGGGCTATTGGTGGTTGCTTCTGGCAATGATCGCGGGTGTTATATTTGGTTTCAAGAGAACCTATAAAATACCAGCGGGACGTTTACGCATTGATACCATATTGTTGAAATTGCCGATTTTTGGATCCCTATTGATAAAGGCCTCTGTCGCGCGGTTCACGCGCACCTTGGGAACAATGATCTCAAGCGGCGTTCCCATCCTCACGGCTTTGGATATCACCGCGAGAACCGCCGGAAACATGCTGGTGGAAAAGACAATTCTCGCCACCCGTGGTTCGATTCGGGAAGGGGAGACCATCGCTCAGCCTCTCCGCCAATCGAAAATATTTCCACCGATGGTTGTGCAGATGATCGCTGTAGGCGAGGAGACGGGCGCCTTGGATGACATGCTCCGAAAGATCGCAGATTTTTATGATGAGGAAGTTAATACGGCGGTGGATACGCTCACATCGATCATTGAACCGATTATGATTGTCTTTATGGGGTTGGTTGTCGGTGGCATGGTCGTCGCGATGTATATGCCGATGTTCAAATTGGCCAATGTGGTTACGGGTGGGCATTAA
- a CDS encoding PAS domain-containing protein: MWLRVGIKGDILDREAQTSVLPFRSYIIGRLILGLGVAFLLHPMGVSDQSILFIAGLLILTSLLSLGFLRRDSGEPISLTGLLLTDVLIETFIILKTGAHQSPFFVLYGFSVLCAGLLLALGGGLSFGILAAGASLGLAWLTPPAKEPMAATAVFPIPITRFALQALFLIGLGLASGSLATLGRRKEKAIIETRQRLKETELEAGTILNHLPWGVITCDETGLIHLMNPAAMKILSIVDHGFTPPYPQRLETLDKYGGGAISDLARRAMEEKREQWCHETEIRLNSEDSARVKPVEIVTAPIGGQGVSRGVVILFQDLTDRKRLETLSRRQDRLAALGRLSAGLAHEMRNSLKPISGSAELLSSMRLPPEASSLMDLILRESETLERFLESYLDMARDKALQIEDVCIDSLIQEELEALQLNPRWHAGITWDVYFIRKIQNVLPVDREQMRRALRNILLNAMEATTKGGIRVTLEERAGPFFRIRIRDWGCGMSREVVDNLFTPLYTTKAEGTGLGLCHARRVIERHGGRLSILSRSGKGTLMTIDLPLSQTEEQAA, encoded by the coding sequence ATGTGGTTACGGGTGGGCATTAAAGGGGATATTTTGGATCGGGAGGCCCAAACCAGCGTTCTTCCGTTTCGTTCCTATATCATCGGGCGTCTCATCCTCGGGTTGGGAGTTGCGTTTCTGCTCCATCCCATGGGTGTGTCCGATCAATCGATCCTCTTTATAGCAGGACTTCTCATTTTAACGAGCCTCCTCAGTTTGGGGTTCCTGCGACGGGATTCGGGTGAGCCGATTTCATTGACCGGGCTTCTTCTTACCGACGTTCTCATCGAAACCTTTATCATTCTGAAAACAGGCGCTCATCAATCTCCCTTTTTTGTTCTTTATGGTTTCAGCGTTCTCTGCGCCGGTCTCTTGCTGGCGCTGGGCGGGGGACTTTCTTTCGGGATACTGGCTGCTGGAGCCTCATTGGGTCTGGCATGGCTGACGCCGCCGGCCAAAGAGCCGATGGCGGCTACGGCCGTTTTTCCCATACCGATCACCCGATTTGCCCTTCAGGCTCTTTTCTTAATTGGGCTCGGTTTAGCCTCCGGGTCACTGGCGACGCTCGGACGCAGGAAAGAGAAAGCAATTATTGAAACGCGGCAGCGATTGAAAGAGACGGAATTAGAGGCCGGAACAATACTGAACCATCTACCATGGGGTGTTATAACCTGCGACGAGACCGGACTCATTCATCTCATGAATCCAGCTGCGATGAAAATTTTATCCATCGTTGATCATGGTTTCACCCCACCCTATCCACAGCGGCTGGAGACTCTTGATAAATACGGCGGCGGCGCTATCTCTGATCTCGCGCGGCGGGCCATGGAGGAAAAGCGGGAGCAGTGGTGTCATGAGACCGAGATTCGGTTGAATTCAGAGGATTCAGCGCGGGTCAAACCGGTCGAGATTGTCACGGCGCCCATTGGAGGGCAGGGGGTCTCGCGCGGGGTCGTTATTCTCTTCCAAGATCTCACCGATAGAAAGCGGCTGGAGACATTATCACGACGGCAGGATCGTCTCGCCGCCTTGGGACGGCTTTCGGCCGGATTGGCGCATGAAATGCGGAATTCTCTAAAGCCGATCAGCGGGTCGGCGGAACTCCTTTCATCAATGAGACTTCCACCGGAAGCCAGCTCATTAATGGATCTGATTCTGAGAGAATCGGAGACCTTGGAGAGATTTCTGGAGTCATATCTTGATATGGCACGAGATAAAGCCCTTCAGATCGAGGACGTGTGCATCGATTCATTGATACAGGAGGAGTTGGAAGCGCTCCAGTTGAATCCCCGGTGGCATGCAGGGATCACCTGGGATGTCTATTTTATCCGTAAGATTCAGAACGTGCTTCCCGTTGATCGGGAACAAATGCGCCGGGCCCTGCGGAATATACTCCTCAACGCAATGGAAGCCACAACGAAGGGTGGCATACGGGTGACTCTGGAAGAACGCGCGGGTCCTTTCTTCAGAATACGCATTCGAGACTGGGGCTGCGGGATGAGTCGTGAAGTCGTAGACAATCTCTTCACGCCACTCTACACGACCAAAGCCGAAGGCACGGGTCTGGGATTATGCCATGCTCGCCGCGTTATAGAACGGCATGGGGGCCGGTTGTCGATCCTCAGCCGCTCTGGTAAGGGAACGCTTATGACAATCGATCTTCCCTTATCACAAACCGAAGAACAAGCAGCATAG